DNA sequence from the Malus domestica chromosome 11, GDT2T_hap1 genome:
TCCACCTGAACATAAGCTGCATAGTCTTGCTCAGACGATTAGTAACGTGTGCATAGTTATTGGCTTTCGTTCTTCAATTCCTTTTTTATTCTTAAGTAAAAGTTGTTAGGAAGGGCACTGGGATATGTTTTTAGGTAAACCTAGAAACCTTAAAGCTTTGTTAGTTGCTAATATATGCCAGTTCATTATGGAATATTATAGCGATTAGCTTTGGCCAGAGGATTTTGCTGTATGCTTATTTTCTATCTAATTCCCATTCATCTTTAATGACAATTAATTTGAGTGGTTTAGTATGTTGATGTTTTGCCCAGCAAAAGCTTTTACTTTTGTAATCTGGTTATAGAAGCTTTCAAGATCTCTGTCACTATGTAAGGTTTTTAGTATTCATGGTTGTGCTTTCGTGTGGATTAAAAATCGTATGATGTGCTATGTGGAATATGTATAAATGCATTGTATTGATTTATTTCTCGTAACTGGGGCTTGCTTGAGCATATTTTGATTGCTTCGAATTTTGTTCTTTTAATGTCTGTAGTCTCTCAGGAGCTCCATCCACCTACTTTCTtaggattgttttctttcttttgtttttttcaggTTTATGGGTAAAGGTTAGAGTTTGGACTTGTGCTGAAAGCAGTTAAACACAGTTTTCCTTTTGCTAGATATATAGGGTGAAAGAAAATTAAAGATCAGTTGAtggaaaaccctaatttcccaaCCGACATCATGCTCGACATTCTTTCAAGACTACCAGTGAAGTCATTGTGCCGCTTCAGGTGTGTATCAAAGTCATGGCGTTCTCTAGTCACCGACCCTGATTTTGTTAAAATTCACCTTaacaaagcttttgagaatgtGGAGATTTTCCATCAAAGGCGAAGGCTTATGTTTAGTGATGGGTCACATAGGTCACTCTACTCCTTGGACCTCGATGAGTTTCTCAACCATAATGATGCAGTTCATAATTATCTTGATGAAAAAGAGAATGACAATGATATTAATaccaatgatgatgatgatgaagcaGTGGCCACTGAGCTCGACTACATTTATAGTGAAATCCCAAATAATTGGGTTTTCATGGTGTTTCACTGCAATGGCTTGTTGCTGTGCCAGTTATATAACTGGGAGTTCTATCTGGTTAACCCAGCAACAAGGAAATCCAAGAAACTACCAGATATTCCATCTTCTAGCATTGCGTATTATTTTGATCtctttggttttggatttgatcACTCCACTGATGATTACAAGATGGTTGATTTGCGATACTTGAAAGGTGGAATTATGTTTATTGTGTACACGCTGAAAACTGGTTCTTGGCGGGAGATTCAAAGGCGATATCCTTACAAATCTGATCTCATGTTACATGGGATCCTGCTCAGTGGAGGCCTTCATTGGCTGGTGAACAGAGTTCGAGGTTCATCATCAGTGATTATATCTTTTGATTTAGCAGAGGAGCATGTTCAAGAAATCCCATTGCCATGTGATTTGGTTGACGCTAAAGGTTATATTGTCGGAGTATTTAGACAAATGCTGTGCCTAACACGTTGTGATGGGCAAACACACAATGAGTTTTGGATCATGAAAGAATATGGAGTGAGGGAGTCTTGGACTAAAGTAAGAATCTCCATGCCATATTCTTTGTTGTTACATTCAGGTTTCAAGAGGAAAAATCATGATCTTTTGGTGTTCAAGGACCGGTTGTTTATGTACAATTTTAACGGTGAAAGATTTCGGAAATTATCAGTGTCCGGATTCCCCATAGTTACTGAAGTTGGGATCTACCTGGAGAGCCTTGTTTCGCCGAATTCTTGTAGCGGAGGATGTTAGAAGATGAACTCACTCCATTAGTCCATATCACTTTCATATATGTATCTATTTGAGTACCTTCTCTCTCTTGCCAATTGTTTTTGTAATTTCCCTTTGAGATTTTTCCATGTTTAGTAAATGACTCCATAgtatattttgttatttttataatttttttcaatcaaaTGCACATGAGCATCTGGTCTCTGCAGTCACAAAGCAGTCTTACATCGCATAGCTAGGGCATAACATTCTGAAAGGAAATTTGTCTTCCCTCAACAGGTCCGATCGATTAAGGAAATTTCTGATGGTCTACTTGTGGCTGGATCATATTTTCCGGCTGATCAGTCCCATCTTAATCCGAAGAAAGCTAAAGTTTGATCTTGCACTTCCGATCCATTTCAAGCTTAACATTGCTGGTTCTTCATCATCCGCTTGTCCGGTTTAATCTCTcgagactattctttagaatcgAGGCCGACATGATGTATACCTCCTAGTACTGGTTTCAAGCCATGGTCCTGCTCCTCAATTTGAATCTCGGCCTCCAGTTTTGTGGTCTGATCAATGCCAAGGTCTCTAAACAAATGTAGGTTGACTTGTCTCCATATGAGTTCCTCCAGATGCTTTGTAACTGATTCACGAACTTCGTGGTCATGGTCGGAACTACTCATATCATAAGTTACTTTGTAAAGatcattttttgtaaaaaaaaaaatcaataaaatatgaGATCATGTAGTCATTAAACCATATAAAAACAGATGGTCGGACACGATAATAACATTATGAACAGTTTGTCTATTTGCCCAAGTTGATTGACTAAACATCCTTAATTTTAACagatttttttgtataattaatctttacataataatttattatataaacgGTTTCGATCATAAATacaaaatgttttgaattgatcACAAATATCTTGTTTCGAATCTTAAGGAGTTAAGCATTCctcatacatatatacatgtattCTTTCAGTAAACAAAATTCAGACCCACCAAATCTACAATACTCAAGCATCCCCATCCTCTTCAAAatatgcactgttcatgcacactaATGGCAGAAAGTCAAAAGTCAAAGATatgacatttgaaaattattctaaaattataaaaaacttGTATCTCAAGTAATAAACATCATTTACATTTGCATCATAAATTATGTGTTCCCAACTTTCCTAGGGGTTTTGCACTGAACATGCCCAATTTGCCTTAGAGAATCTCCAAATGCCTAATAAAATGGGATGAGCTGTGCCACATACGTGGAATGCCCGTTTAAATACTAGGTAAAAATACCTGGTGGAGATTCACAAGGAGAAGGTCTTGGTGCGGCCACCGTTGGTGGTGGGCCCCTCGTGTTGTGTGAGAGGGGAGTGAGACACATTGATGTTGGGTGAACATGATAAATCACGAAGGGTGAGGTAAGGATGATTTGTGTGAGTGGGTCGTATGTCCAACTGGCTGGTTCCCCATATAGAATGATCCCTTTCCTATAGAATAATGTCTAGCTCACAAGGCTATTTTGCCTAGTTAAAAGTGGTTAGGCAATTATCACTCAATACTACGATCTggtgatattcttctttacttgaaagtgagaggttttaggtttgaatttcgtggatgacgaatttaatatcaaattagGTTATCCATTATATGACTTAACTgaacttttcctttttttagtgtaaaaatatttaaGTACTAAAAAAATTAGGCAATTTGGGGCCtactaatattttttattttttattttaaaaaaaaaacatattcctCGACACACTTTACACTCCaccaatattttattttattaaaagtaAAATTGCTTGACATACTTTACACTCCTccaatattttattaaattaataatgtTGAGTGCTGGAAAATGCAATCCCACGTCGAAAACATGAGAAAATATATTATTACGAGTAATGTTAGAGATATTAAATTTGAAGACTAAATTTACAACTTAAATGACGTGTTACCAATAGGAATGAACACGTTTATAAActtttaagtaataaaccaatcatcaacttccatgtcctttagtttccaaaatttaagagtaatgctaggtaaaCAAATTTTTTAGACCATATTTACGAACTatatgatgtgtcactaatacgAAACAAGTACGTTAATTAACATTtcagta
Encoded proteins:
- the LOC103448324 gene encoding F-box/kelch-repeat protein At3g06240-like, coding for MENPNFPTDIMLDILSRLPVKSLCRFRCVSKSWRSLVTDPDFVKIHLNKAFENVEIFHQRRRLMFSDGSHRSLYSLDLDEFLNHNDAVHNYLDEKENDNDINTNDDDDEAVATELDYIYSEIPNNWVFMVFHCNGLLLCQLYNWEFYLVNPATRKSKKLPDIPSSSIAYYFDLFGFGFDHSTDDYKMVDLRYLKGGIMFIVYTLKTGSWREIQRRYPYKSDLMLHGILLSGGLHWLVNRVRGSSSVIISFDLAEEHVQEIPLPCDLVDAKGYIVGVFRQMLCLTRCDGQTHNEFWIMKEYGVRESWTKVRISMPYSLLLHSGFKRKNHDLLVFKDRLFMYNFNGERFRKLSVSGFPIVTEVGIYLESLVSPNSCSGGC